TGATCTGATCAAAGATGCTTTTGGTGAGCGCGGCGTTTCGCTTGATTTTTGGAAAATCGCCATGCGCCCTGGCAAGCCGTTTATGTTTGGGCGTTGGGGTGATGATGTTTTGGTGCTAGGTATGCCCGGCAATCCGGTCTCAAGTCTGGTGTGTAGCTTGCTGTTTTTAAAACCGCTTTTGTTACAAATGCAGCAACGTGACCCAAGTTACCCGCTTCAAGAAGCTGTTGTTGGTGCGCCGATGTCAAAGAATAGCCAGCGTGAAGGGTATTTGCGTTGCCATGTGCAAGAACAAGGCAACCAACTGGTCGCAACCGCTTTTGATAATCAAGATAGCTCACTGCTCTCGGTTCTTAACAAAGCCAACGCCCTGCTTATCCGTCCACCCCATGCGCCCGCCGCTCAAGCTGGTGATACGTGCATGATCATGCGGTTCTAAAGCATTTCAATTGAAGCCGTTCAGCTTTCTATGCCCCAAGAATACAAAAAGCCCGCCTTGGACAAAGCCATTAAAGACGAGCTTTATGCTTTTGTAGCAAAACGAAATGAGGCAGGCGGCGCTCCAACGAATTTCTAGGCGCGGCCAGCCAATTTCAATCTACGAGATTATTCGAACAGGTTTTTCCATGTGCCCATTGACCATAGGTGGCAATAGATCAACGAGAGAGCTCCGGATTTGCGAAGTTTGTTGAATTCTTTGTCGCTGAGCGCGTTGAATGCTTTTTCGTCAACAACGCGGAACCCTGTTACCTGCGTCTTCTTGCCATCGGGGAGCGTTGCCTCCGCCGATTGTTCTATCAAAATGCCTGTGTCATCAATTTGTTTGCACAGTATTTTGGTTTTTTGATACTCACGGTGATAAGAGACGCAAAGGTTCATAATGCCTTTAGCAATTTCAGTGCCTTCGCCGTCCTCAAAGAGTGGCTTTCCTTCATCTTTACTAATCATCGGGCTGGTTGGGTCGATCGCTAGGATTACGCTGTCGTCATCGGCGTTTTCGATTAGAATGAATGGATAACGGCGAACATAGGCTGGGAGATAAACACCCTCACGCCATTTGCCATCGTCTCCAATGAAAATATTTTCGCTTCCTGTGTATCCAGTTACAGCTAAAGGGACGGCGCCAACGTCTGAGGTGCCAAATACAATAGGATAATGACGAGCGGCTTGGGAAAATTCGACAGCTGTCAGCATGAGTGACTTGGCCTCACGCGCAAAAGAGACGTCATTGCTGTTTTCTTTTACTTTTAAATCACCATGGGCGCTGGCAGAAAGAGCCTCCACCTTGTTGTAAAACATGGGAAGCGCGGGAAGCGCGGGCGTCGCGCTCGCTTTGTCTGATTTCTTGGGCTTTTTTGGTGATTTTGGTGTTTTGGCCATGCCTAGTTTTTACCTTTTAATTCTATTTGCATTTAATCTAACACAAATTACCGATCATCAGATCAGTTTATCAACGCACTACGTTTTAAAGATTTAGACCAATTTGGACCACTCTTAGTACTTTTTCAATTACGAGGCTTATTCTTTAACGGAATATTTACCGTTGCAGAACACAACTAGAACATCTATATATGTTCGTGTTTTGTATCCATTGCAACGATTCGGGATTTACCTGCCATGCTAACTAGAAAACAACATGAGCTTTTGATGTTCATCAATGAGAGGCTCCGCGAAAGTGGCGTGCCGCCTTCCTTCGATGAAATGAAAGATGCTCTTGATTTAAAATCGAAATCTGGAATTCATCGATTGATTACAGCTTTGGAAGAGCGTGGATTTTTGCGTCGGCTACCTAACCGTGCGCGGGCCTTAGAGATTTTGAAACTACCAGAATCAGTGACGCCGGGCCTTGCATCTGCAAATCGATCAAAAGGCTTCTCTCCAAGTGTTATTGAAGGCAGTCTTGGCAAAACGCATGAACCTGCGCCTTTGCAAACATCAGATGATGGCAGTCAGGCAGTTAGCATACCTGTGATGGGCCGCATTGCGGCGGGTACACCAATTTCTGCGATACAAGAGCATTCTCATTCTATCGCCGTACCGCCAGATCTCATGGGCAATGGTGAGCATTATGCGTTGGAAGTGCGTGGCGATTCGATGATTGAAGCTGGTATTTTGGATGGCGATACTGTCATTATCAAAAATCAAAGTGCAGCAGATAACGGCGATATTGTTGTCGCATTGGTTGATGAAGAAGAAGCAACACTCAAGCGGCTTCGTCGTAAAGGGGCATCTGTTGCTCTTGAAGCGGCAAATCCAGCCTATGAAACCCGTATTTTCGGCCCTGACCGCGTAAAGGTTCAAGGTAAGCTCGTTGGTCTTGTTCGCCAGTATTAGGCTCTAGGGTTTAAACTGAGCGTGCCACGGACGTTTGATGTCTGGGATGGCTTTTTGAATTTTGAAATTAAGGAGGGTTTCGCCCTCCTTTTTTGTTTTTTGAACAAACAACTTATGCGCCCCACCCTGTCTTAGTGCTTTACGGTCTATGACCAATGCAGTGTTTGAACAGAACTTTGGTGCAGAAAGCGTCGACACAACAATGGAGGCCTTGCGGCAATCCTCATAAAAGGCCGATGGGTGTTTTACATGCGCGACTGAGTATGTGCCAGCATTGTAGATGCATCCATAATGATCGCAGTTGAAGCTTTGATGTTTCGATTTTTTTGTTCGGCTTTCTGGCAACCCTAGTGCTTGTCGCCATACCTTCGTTTCAAACCGTCCTGCCCGCGCACCGGAGACAATAAGCCCGCGATCTTTTGCAATCGCAACTGTCTTCCCGTCTTCTGAAATCAAAATATCTGGCGGCGCTAAGCTCGGCATGAAGGCGAGAATGCCGCATCCGACCGCCAGCGCAATATAGCGTAATTTGGTTTTCAATAGTGCTGCAATCATCATGATAAAAAACACGGTCGTCAGTAAAGTGGCATTGAGCTGAGGTGCTGCTGATAGCCCTCTTGAAAGTAGTTCAAACCATTCTGCTATATGCTGAATAATGACGATGCCTTGGCCCATGATGAAAAGCGGATAAGCTTCGAACCCAAACGGCATGGCGATAAGGCCGAGGAAGCCGAATGGCATTACGAGAATTGAAAATACGGGAACAGCAAGCAAATTGGCGACAAGTCCAAATGGCGCGAATTGATTGAAGTGAAAAGCTGCTATTGGCGCTGTGGCTAGCCCTGCAAGGCTCGATGTAACGACGAGACCAATGCCATAGCGTTTGAAACCATTAAACCAACGTTTCCATCTTGAGATCTTGTTTTCGTTCTGGTCGACCTTCGGCAAAAGCCACCAACTGGAAAAACTCACCAGAAACAACGTTGCCATGAATGACATTTGAAAACCTGGGCCAATTGCGGCGGCAGGTGACAGGGCTAGAATAAGGAAAGCCGCGATAGCAATATTGCGAACGCTCAATGCACGTCTCCCGCAAAGCAAGGCCAAAGCCATTATCGACACCATGATGAAAGCGCGTGTCGCTGAGATGCTTCCTCCTGAGATCGTATAATAACCAAGAGTTGTGAATAGCCCCAAGCCAATAGCAATGTCTCGGATAGGAACATCACTTGCAATGACAGACCAGCGTGCCAAACCTGCTCTTGCGGCAAACATGACAAAGGTGAAAACCAGTGCCATATGCAAGCCTGAAATTGCGAGTAAGTGCGCGATACCAGAAACAGATAAAACCCTTCTGTCTTCCTGTTTGATGGCCCCTTTTGTTCCAACCAATACAGCTGTTGCAAAGCCTGATACATTCTCCAAGTCAGACATTTTGAGCGCATCAACAACCCGCGTTTCAATTAAGTTGCGCAATCGTTCAATTCGGTTGCCAATCCCGCCTACATTCGTGCCTGTTTTTAAAATTTGTGGCGTTCCATAGATAAAGCCAGACGCACCAATCCCTTTGAAAAACATGTCTCGGCTAAAATCAAAACCTCCGGGTATGACAGGGCCAATGGGTGGCGATAGTCTGATGTTGGCCTGAATAGTGTCCCCTATTTTGATAATGGCGCTCTTACTTAAAAGGCGAAGTCTGACCTTGTTTGGTAAAGGAGTATCCAATTCTCGTTCTTGCGGTTGCACATTATTCAAAATTATACGCCGCGATCCATCAGCCCGCCGTTCAATGCTTACCACTTGTGCTTTGATGGTTTGATTGATTGAACGAGAAACGGATGGTTGTATTTTTAATGACGTGTGAAATGTTGCAGCGGTGAAACCAGCGAACAATGCTGCAAGGGCCGCAGCATAATAAAACTGCCGACCTTTATGGCGAAGAACGACGGCAACAAATCCGGTCACGATGGTTGCAAGCAAGACTGCAAAGAGTGATGGCTCTTGGGGCGCTGCGAAATAAGCAACGACGCCAAACAGAAAAACCACAGTGAACCAGATGAAAGGTTCCGCCTTTTCAACCTCGTCATGAACCTGCAATTTGCAATGAAAAGTAAGTAATTTGGCTGTCTCTATCCATTGCTGCGGCTTCGTGAAATCTTCGATAGCAAAGGGTCTGGCGCGCGTGTCCCCCCTCTTACGGCTATCTAAATTTTTTAACGCCACACCACTTACTCTCGTTACTCAACGCTATTTTGTTCAAAACACGGCTTCATTGCAAACATGCTTCGTGTTAGATGGCAACAAAGTTCATTTCCAGCGACTGCGTTGGATGCCAATATCACTCAAATTTTAGCTTGAGATCTTACAATGACCGAACAGGTAGTTACCCGCTTTGCCCCTTCACCAACTGGCTATTTGCACATTGGTGGCGCTAGAACCGCGCTGTTTAATTGGCTTTTTGCCAAGCGATACGGTGGTAAAATGCTGTTGCGGATTGAAGATACAGACCGTGAGCGCTCAACCGATGAAGCAGTCGGTGCCTTGCTTGATGGTTTATCTTGGTTAGGCCTCGATTGGGATGGTGATCCGATATCTCAATTTGCTGGTGTTGCCCGTCACCGCGAAGTGGTGGACCAAATGCTCGAGGCTGGCACCGCTTACCGCTGTTATGCAACGCCTGAAGAATTGACTGAAATGCGCGAAACCGCAAAAGCTGAAGGTCGTTCCCCAGCCTATGATGGGCGCTGGCGTGACCGTGACCCATCTGAGGCACCTGAGGGT
Above is a genomic segment from Hyphomicrobiales bacterium containing:
- a CDS encoding SapC family protein gives rise to the protein MAKTPKSPKKPKKSDKASATPALPALPMFYNKVEALSASAHGDLKVKENSNDVSFAREAKSLMLTAVEFSQAARHYPIVFGTSDVGAVPLAVTGYTGSENIFIGDDGKWREGVYLPAYVRRYPFILIENADDDSVILAIDPTSPMISKDEGKPLFEDGEGTEIAKGIMNLCVSYHREYQKTKILCKQIDDTGILIEQSAEATLPDGKKTQVTGFRVVDEKAFNALSDKEFNKLRKSGALSLIYCHLWSMGTWKNLFE
- the lexA gene encoding transcriptional repressor LexA: MLTRKQHELLMFINERLRESGVPPSFDEMKDALDLKSKSGIHRLITALEERGFLRRLPNRARALEILKLPESVTPGLASANRSKGFSPSVIEGSLGKTHEPAPLQTSDDGSQAVSIPVMGRIAAGTPISAIQEHSHSIAVPPDLMGNGEHYALEVRGDSMIEAGILDGDTVIIKNQSAADNGDIVVALVDEEEATLKRLRRKGASVALEAANPAYETRIFGPDRVKVQGKLVGLVRQY
- a CDS encoding ComEC/Rec2 family competence protein, which encodes MALKNLDSRKRGDTRARPFAIEDFTKPQQWIETAKLLTFHCKLQVHDEVEKAEPFIWFTVVFLFGVVAYFAAPQEPSLFAVLLATIVTGFVAVVLRHKGRQFYYAAALAALFAGFTAATFHTSLKIQPSVSRSINQTIKAQVVSIERRADGSRRIILNNVQPQERELDTPLPNKVRLRLLSKSAIIKIGDTIQANIRLSPPIGPVIPGGFDFSRDMFFKGIGASGFIYGTPQILKTGTNVGGIGNRIERLRNLIETRVVDALKMSDLENVSGFATAVLVGTKGAIKQEDRRVLSVSGIAHLLAISGLHMALVFTFVMFAARAGLARWSVIASDVPIRDIAIGLGLFTTLGYYTISGGSISATRAFIMVSIMALALLCGRRALSVRNIAIAAFLILALSPAAAIGPGFQMSFMATLFLVSFSSWWLLPKVDQNENKISRWKRWFNGFKRYGIGLVVTSSLAGLATAPIAAFHFNQFAPFGLVANLLAVPVFSILVMPFGFLGLIAMPFGFEAYPLFIMGQGIVIIQHIAEWFELLSRGLSAAPQLNATLLTTVFFIMMIAALLKTKLRYIALAVGCGILAFMPSLAPPDILISEDGKTVAIAKDRGLIVSGARAGRFETKVWRQALGLPESRTKKSKHQSFNCDHYGCIYNAGTYSVAHVKHPSAFYEDCRKASIVVSTLSAPKFCSNTALVIDRKALRQGGAHKLFVQKTKKEGETLLNFKIQKAIPDIKRPWHAQFKP